From a single Ignavibacteria bacterium genomic region:
- the panB gene encoding 3-methyl-2-oxobutanoate hydroxymethyltransferase: MSTFGKFQRVSTKTLSLMKKENKKIAALTAYDFITAKLLDEAGIDLILVGDSLGNVFQGNETTLPVTMDEMIYHTKAVAKGITRSMLICDMPFMSYQLSVDEAFRNAGRILKETPAGGVKIEGGKRVAETIRKITENGIPVMGHLGLTPQSIHKFGSYKQRGTEEEEAAEILSDAKILEEAGAFSIVLEKIPKELAKKVTESVSIPTIGIGAGPYCDGQILVTPDMLGLNKEFHPKFLRYYANLADVLNGAFKNYIEDVRESHFPTDAESY; encoded by the coding sequence ATGAGCACATTTGGAAAATTTCAGCGGGTTTCCACCAAGACACTCAGTCTTATGAAAAAGGAAAACAAAAAGATAGCTGCTCTTACTGCATACGATTTTATCACAGCAAAGTTGCTCGATGAGGCAGGAATTGATCTTATTCTCGTCGGCGATTCGCTTGGGAATGTTTTTCAGGGGAATGAGACAACACTTCCTGTAACTATGGATGAGATGATATATCACACAAAAGCTGTCGCAAAAGGGATTACACGGTCGATGCTTATATGTGACATGCCTTTTATGTCATACCAGTTGAGTGTCGATGAGGCATTCAGGAATGCAGGCAGAATTCTTAAGGAAACTCCCGCTGGTGGTGTAAAGATTGAAGGCGGGAAGAGGGTTGCAGAAACCATCAGAAAGATTACCGAGAATGGCATACCGGTAATGGGGCATCTAGGGCTTACACCTCAGAGTATTCACAAGTTTGGAAGTTATAAACAGAGAGGAACCGAGGAAGAGGAAGCTGCGGAAATTCTCTCGGATGCCAAAATTTTGGAAGAAGCCGGAGCTTTTTCAATCGTTCTCGAAAAAATTCCAAAGGAACTTGCCAAAAAAGTCACTGAGAGTGTTTCAATTCCAACAATTGGAATTGGTGCCGGTCCTTACTGTGACGGGCAAATACTCGTAACACCCGACATGCTCGGGCTCAACAAGGAGTTCCACCCCAAATTCCTGCGGTATTACGCAAATCTTGCCGATGTCCTCAATGGTGCTTTCAAGAACTACATCGAGGATGTAAGAGAGAGTCATTTCCCAACAGATGCGGAGAGTTATTAA